The genomic window TGCTTGCTGTTGCGGTTGCCATGCCAGTTCAGTCTCAAGAGACATCCGCAGTCAAGAGTCCTACTACCGACGTTGCCAAAGCCGGGGATGCGGCGGCACGCGAAGCTCTGGCAAAAAAAGAAGGTGATGGCGATCAGGCGAGTCTACTGAAGCAAACATTGACCTCGGTTGACAAGGATTACACCTTGATTAAAAAGGGCGCGTTTCAACTGATTTACGATCTCAATTACGCTTACATAGGTCAAGATAAAATCAATACAGATTTGGCTTCAGGTAGTGTCACCTTGTTTAATATTGAGAATGTTAATTCGCATACTTTGACGAATACATTTTCTCTCGATTACGGTTTGTTAAATAATTTGACGGGTAACTTTACTTTGCCTATCGTGAGTAAATACACGCAATCGCAAGTGCTGGATGGCACCTCGAACTCATTTGGTGATATGAGTTTTGGTGCGCGTTTTCAGCCGTTTGAAGCGAAACGCGACTCCGCCTCGATCACCGCAAATGCTGGTCTGCGCCTGCCTACTGGCACTAGCCCATTTAAAGTCGTGGCGGGGAGTGGTATTGCGACTGGCTCTGGTGTGACGGCTTTTAGCGGCGGTGTCAACGTGAATAAAATTGTTGATCCGGTGGCGATTTTTGGCTCCTTAAATCTGACCTACAGTTTGCCAGCAAAAAAATTGAGCCAGGTAATGGGGTCCAAAATTCTCACCGAAGTCAGACCTGGTCTCACTTTTGGTTTTGGTGCCGGTTTCGCTTATGCGCTTTCGTATGCGATCACTACTTCAGTGTCATTTCAAGAGTCTATTGCGGCCGGTTCTAAGCTGCGCTTCACGGATGGTATTAATACCGTTCAGGTGCGCACTACACCGCAGACTTCTGGTGTCTTGAGTTTGGGATTGGGTTATCGTCTATCGCCAAAAACCACGCTCAATACCTCGGTAGGCATAGGCTTGACTGCCAATTCGCCTAATTTTACTTTGGATATGACCTTGCCTTTGTCGTTCTAAAAAGGCGCGAATGTCATGACTACTTTACGAGTATCGGGCTTGCTAAGGCAACGCTTGGTCGCCACTTATTTGTTGGGCCTCGGTGTGTTGCCCTTGGCGCGCGCCGATTTAACGGATAACTTGGTTGCCAGTCCTACCGCGATGTCCTTGGGGAATGCGGTTACTGCCGACCCTCCAGGTGTCGAGTCTATTCATATGAATCCGGCCGGATTGGCGCGTATGGAAGGCAATACCAAAACCGATAGCGTGTTTATCGCATCAATACGTACTAAGGCATCTTTCAAATCGGCTCCCGATTTCGATATTGGTGGTTTTAAAGACGATCCTTTAAATGGCACGCACACCGGACCGGTGCGTCAGGCTATGTATATTCCTGTGGTCGGTGTGCCGCACTGGCGTTTGCCTGCGGTGGTGGTGCCTGGTATGGGCTACACCTGGAACGAAGCGGGTTCTCCGTTTACTTTTGGTACGCTCACTTATCTGTCTATGGCATTTACCATAGACCGTACTCAGGATAAAGATGATCCCGGTCGTTATCAGGGCAAGCTGATGGATATTCAGCGCCTGGTGTATTTGTCGCCCTCGGTGGGATACAAGGTTTCGGATACTTTGAGAGTGGGGGTGTCGGTACCTATAGCCTATGCCAACTTCGCAATTGACACTGATATGCGTTTCCCCAATAAGCTTTTGGGGATTACCGGGCAATTACAGAAAGGTGTTTGCCCTGAAGGTAATTCGAATGTCATCGATAGTTTCTTTTTCGGACTATGTGCGGGTGGTAAAGAAGGCATGCTCGATCCATTTAAAAAAGCAGCGAGCTTTAAGGTCGATATGACGGCACCATTTGAACCCACCATTAATCTTGGTGTGTTGTGGGAGCCGAAGAAGTGGTTTGGTATGGGAATCGTGTATCAAGGTGGGAGTAGCACGACTTACAAAGGTGAGTACGAGTTTCATACAGATCCCATGTTGCGGCAGTTTGTCAAAGGCATGAACTCAAGTTTGTTAGGTCCTATCGTCGGGGCCATCGTTGGATTTCCGCAGGAAATTCCCGAGATTCAGGCCGGCAATGTGATTTCCTCGATCAACCATCCAGCGCGTGTGCAGATGGGAATTAAAGTTAAACCGCTCGATTTTGTGCAGCTTAATATGGACATCGGTTATGCCGATTGGTCTAAGTGGAAAACTGTGACCTTGAAATTCGACAAGGACATCGCTTTACTGCAAATGGGTCGTTTGTTTGGCGTTGCCAATCCGCGCGAGTTGACCTTAAACATGGGTATGCAAAATGTGATCAGTTATGGCTTCGGCATGCAGATACAGGCGACCGATAAGCTGGCGCTGCGTCTAGGATATGAACCGCGCAAAAGCTCGATTCCTGCCAATAAACTTTCTTTGTTTTCACCTATGCCGGACACCAAACTAAAGAGCGTCGGGTTTCAATATAAATTCGATAGTGGCGCTGTGATGAACGTCGCCGCTAGCTATCTGAAGGGAACTTATAACGTGCCTGCCAGAACCAATTGCAATCTCAATTGTGATGACTTTTTTAATCTGATCTATAACCCTTATGCAGGCATGGATGTGAAAGGGGATCTGATTGTGCGTTATTTTGGGATGAGCTATACCCATCCATTTTAGTAAGTAGTCGTCTGTATCGCTCTTTGTGTTTCCGCTGAAGACAAAGATTTTAATTTTTATTTATGGAGTCGTTCTCATGTTTAGATCAGTCATAGCCATGTTTGTCATGAGCCTGGCGGCCAGCGCAAATGCACAAGCCACAATTTCGCCGGCAAAAGAGCAGCTTATTAATCGTATTTTGCTGTCCTGGCATGTGGAAAATATCGGCATCACCATGTTGCAAGATCCTGTGAACGAGTCTCTGCGACAGTCGCGTTCCTTATTGCAAGGGCGTACTTCGGCAGAGAAACAAGAGGCAACTATGAAGGAGATTGCTGAGTTTGCTAAAGAATTTTATGCGGAAACCACGCCCTTAGTGCGCACTAGCGCCCAAAAATTGATCCCCTCTACAGTCGTACCTATCATGGCAGAAAAATTTAGCGAAGAAGAATTAAAACAAATCGTGGCCTTGTTGGAATCACCAGTGAAGAAAAAATTTGAATCGCTGATACCTGAAATGCAAAGTGCATTAGGAAAGAAAATTGCGACTGACACTGGGCCTGCGATTGATCCAAAAATTCAAAATCTAAAGCAGCGCATAGGTCTGAGCATGCGCGCCGCTATCGCCCCTTAACCCTGTATTTTTTGTTAGGACAATCCGAGCGCGACTTGAAGTACGCGCCGGCTTTGTCACGCCTAAGTTTTGTTCCTGTGAGTCGAATGACAGCAAGCATATCGCTAGTCTAGGTTTTTGCAGGGAGTGTAGTAGCTCGGCTAAGGTCGATGATATTGACGAAATGTGAAAATTTTTTATTCTAGGGAAAATGAAATGAAGAAAATTGTGACAGCGTTGGCGTATCTTGGATTGACCGCTTGTTTGCCAGCTCAAGCGATGGAGTTGTTGCCGTCTGCCAGTATGGACGTCGTACAGACTTATAAGATCGAGATCTTGCAAGTGACCGATATCGAACCGTATCAACAGTCCTTGGATGGCTTCTTAACGACGCTCAAAGATAATGGTCTGGTAGTTGGGGAGAATTTGCAGATTAACCGCGTGAAGTTAGATTTCAATATAGAAAACGGTGGTTTTTGGGATAAATTTGGGGTCTTGCTCAGGCTTCGGCAAGAAGCCGAACGCATTACTATGGCAAAACCAGATTTGGTGTTGACCATAGGCTCGACCGCCACAAAATATACGCGTTCTATCCTAAGTGATGCTCATATTCCGGTGGTTTTTACTGCGGTGGCGAACCCTATGGACGCCGGTTGTCCTTCTTTGCAGGATGCTGGAGTCGGAGTGACTGGCGCTACCTTGTATATGGATATGGCAGAGTCGATGCGGGTGGTGCATCAACTATTTCCTGACGTGAAAAAAATCGGCATGGTGCATAGCGATGACGTGAACGGTGTGGCCCATGTAGAAAACGCCAGAGCCAATGCGCAAAACCTAGGAATACAAGTATCGTCTAAGCTAGTCGATAAAGCGGACAGTATTATCCCTTCTGTCAAAGAGTTACTCGACCATGGAAAGGGCGCGCAAATGTATGCGGTGCCTTTAGATACGTATTATGGTCTGCGAAAATATGAGCCTACCCTGGATTTAAGCGATTTCGGTGCAGAATATAATCTGCCTATCGTCAGCTTCGCCATGGTGCGTGTTCCAGGCGCTGTCTTGTATATAGGCGCCGATTTCGGTGTGGTCGGAAATCTATCGGGCGTGCAAGCAATCAAAATTCTCAAGGCGCATAAAAAACCAGATGTCTTATCTATCCTGAAGCAACAAAAACCTATCGTCTTGATAGACCCAGAAAGGGTGGCTGCACTGCATGTCTCGTTGCCCGATACTGTGCTTGAAAAAAAATCCTTGCGTCAAGATGGACTGTGGCTGCTGAATAACTAAGAAGGCATGCGCAAAAAATGCTCAGGCTAGGTTTACTGCCTAAGATTAAGATTAAGATTAAGATTAAGACTTAGATTAAGACTAAGACTTAGCTTGAGTACGACAAAGCGGATGCACAGGCGCTGGGACGGTTTCGCGCGAACATTCACTAAATCCAGACTTAGCTCGAAAATAGTTAGTCCGACACGGACTAGACGCGCATCAGTATTTTTTCGTCATCTCTCGCTATTTGGTTTACACTCCCCCTCTAAAATCATGATGAAAGCGCGCAGCTACACTCAGACGAGGAGCTACGTGTCAATTTTAAGGGACAGAAATGAGTTCACCTGAATTGGTGTTGCAAGTGCTGCGTACAGAATTAAGACGCGCCGGAGTTACCTATAAAGCCCTGGCCGAACGCATACAAATGAGTGAGTCCAGTGTCAAGCGCATGTTCGGGCAAAAGGATATGTCCTTGTCGCGTCTGGCTCAAATTTGTAAGGCGGCCGGTGTAGCGATGGAGGATGTGCTGCGGCAGGCCGCTGATGTGACTCCGCATGCGGATACCTTGAGCCTGGCGCAAGAGCAGTCTTTGATGGCCAATCCTAAATTGCTGCTGTTAGCGATTTGCTGTCTTGGTCACTGGACCATGGAACAAATGGTAGAGACCTATGAGCTAAGTGATGCCGAGTGCATACTTGGCCTGGTGGCGCTCGATAAGCTGGAGTTCATCGAGTTAAAGCCTTTAAATCG from Undibacterium parvum includes these protein-coding regions:
- a CDS encoding transporter gives rise to the protein MKFHTMLGLLAVAVAMPVQSQETSAVKSPTTDVAKAGDAAAREALAKKEGDGDQASLLKQTLTSVDKDYTLIKKGAFQLIYDLNYAYIGQDKINTDLASGSVTLFNIENVNSHTLTNTFSLDYGLLNNLTGNFTLPIVSKYTQSQVLDGTSNSFGDMSFGARFQPFEAKRDSASITANAGLRLPTGTSPFKVVAGSGIATGSGVTAFSGGVNVNKIVDPVAIFGSLNLTYSLPAKKLSQVMGSKILTEVRPGLTFGFGAGFAYALSYAITTSVSFQESIAAGSKLRFTDGINTVQVRTTPQTSGVLSLGLGYRLSPKTTLNTSVGIGLTANSPNFTLDMTLPLSF
- a CDS encoding OmpP1/FadL family transporter, producing the protein MTTLRVSGLLRQRLVATYLLGLGVLPLARADLTDNLVASPTAMSLGNAVTADPPGVESIHMNPAGLARMEGNTKTDSVFIASIRTKASFKSAPDFDIGGFKDDPLNGTHTGPVRQAMYIPVVGVPHWRLPAVVVPGMGYTWNEAGSPFTFGTLTYLSMAFTIDRTQDKDDPGRYQGKLMDIQRLVYLSPSVGYKVSDTLRVGVSVPIAYANFAIDTDMRFPNKLLGITGQLQKGVCPEGNSNVIDSFFFGLCAGGKEGMLDPFKKAASFKVDMTAPFEPTINLGVLWEPKKWFGMGIVYQGGSSTTYKGEYEFHTDPMLRQFVKGMNSSLLGPIVGAIVGFPQEIPEIQAGNVISSINHPARVQMGIKVKPLDFVQLNMDIGYADWSKWKTVTLKFDKDIALLQMGRLFGVANPRELTLNMGMQNVISYGFGMQIQATDKLALRLGYEPRKSSIPANKLSLFSPMPDTKLKSVGFQYKFDSGAVMNVAASYLKGTYNVPARTNCNLNCDDFFNLIYNPYAGMDVKGDLIVRYFGMSYTHPF
- a CDS encoding helix-turn-helix domain-containing protein; amino-acid sequence: MSSPELVLQVLRTELRRAGVTYKALAERIQMSESSVKRMFGQKDMSLSRLAQICKAAGVAMEDVLRQAADVTPHADTLSLAQEQSLMANPKLLLLAICCLGHWTMEQMVETYELSDAECILGLVALDKLEFIELKPLNRYRLRVSTAFHWRADGPVQTYFREFVVADYFNGRFDGVGETLMCVPARLSLNSAQELLQKIRQLAAELARLQQEDRRLPASERDGFTLLLGFRSWEYAAFTALRRPVTMAGAKSSVLHQIGPKKR
- a CDS encoding ABC transporter substrate-binding protein, translated to MKKIVTALAYLGLTACLPAQAMELLPSASMDVVQTYKIEILQVTDIEPYQQSLDGFLTTLKDNGLVVGENLQINRVKLDFNIENGGFWDKFGVLLRLRQEAERITMAKPDLVLTIGSTATKYTRSILSDAHIPVVFTAVANPMDAGCPSLQDAGVGVTGATLYMDMAESMRVVHQLFPDVKKIGMVHSDDVNGVAHVENARANAQNLGIQVSSKLVDKADSIIPSVKELLDHGKGAQMYAVPLDTYYGLRKYEPTLDLSDFGAEYNLPIVSFAMVRVPGAVLYIGADFGVVGNLSGVQAIKILKAHKKPDVLSILKQQKPIVLIDPERVAALHVSLPDTVLEKKSLRQDGLWLLNN
- a CDS encoding DUF2059 domain-containing protein; the encoded protein is MFRSVIAMFVMSLAASANAQATISPAKEQLINRILLSWHVENIGITMLQDPVNESLRQSRSLLQGRTSAEKQEATMKEIAEFAKEFYAETTPLVRTSAQKLIPSTVVPIMAEKFSEEELKQIVALLESPVKKKFESLIPEMQSALGKKIATDTGPAIDPKIQNLKQRIGLSMRAAIAP